The Triticum urartu cultivar G1812 chromosome 6, Tu2.1, whole genome shotgun sequence genome includes the window TTTGCTTCCGTGAGAATAATTGCGCTTCTTGAGAAAGGAAAAAATTACAAGTTTATCTTGCATGAAGTTTTGTGTGCTTTCACGAGAAACACGAATTTCCTATTCATGGAAGAACATATTTGCTTCCGTGTGCTTGTCAGGAAAGAAAATAATAACAATTTTTTCTTTCGTGATTTGAAGCTGTGcttctcggaaagggaaaaaattTGCGAACTTTTTTTGTGCGAAATGTTTTCTTCCACGGTAAGCACAAATTTACTCTCGTGCGAAGTACAACTTTGCATCACGGAAAAGgaaaaaaatcatgattttttaACGAGAAGTACATATTTTCTCCTCCTAGAGGTACAAATTTATTTTCATGAGCTATGCTTCTGGTGAAAGGGAAAAATTCACGAAAAAATTGCATGAAGTTTTTTGTGCTTCCATGAGAAGCACAAATTTTGCTTCCGCCAGAAGCAGAACTGTGCTACCCGAGAAAGGGAAAATAATATGATTTTTGGCCTGATTTTTATGTGCTTTCAAGCACATATTTGTTAATCGTGGGGGCACATATTTGCTTCCGCGAGCACTGCAGTTGTGCTTCTCGAAAAAGAGGAAAAATAATACTATATATTTTTGCTTCATTGAGAAGCATTGATTTGCTTCTCGTGGAGGCAAAAATTTGGTTCTGCGTATTGTGCTTCTTGGGAAGAGAAAAAATTGATGATTATTTTTTTCCTCAAGAAGCACGGGTTTTTTTTCGTGAGCTGTGATTCTCAGAAAGGGAAATAAACCGTTAATTATTTTGTGCTTCTACATGAAGCACACCTGGAGGCACATAGTTGTGTCCTCGAGAAGTATAGTTGTGATTATCGGAAAGTGAAAAGAAAACCACGAATCATTTCTTTTTGCGTGAATATTGTGCTCTTTCACGAGAATCACAGATTTGCATCTTGTGGAGCCACAAATCTTTGCTTCTCGAAAAGGGGAAAACCATCGTTACGGCTCTGGGTGTTTTCCTGAAACAAAACTTCGTCGAAACCTCTTATTAAGGGATCTAATTGTCAAGATCTTGACGCGAGAAATCAATTGTGAAAATGGTTCGTGATTTGGACGTACAGTTCAAGTGATAAAACGTTTTGAGAAAATAAATCTACGACGCACCACTTGTTAGCCTTTAAGGATGTAGGAGTGATCTTTACAAACGATACCCATAAGCTAGTGAGTTTCGCCAAATAGAAGTTCTTATACACCAACCTCAATCCGCACGAATCGCGTGCCACCACTGGGATGTCGGCCGTGGTACAGTCCTAGCTCCCACATATGAACGGAAGCAACCAGAAGCATGTTTTTGCAGCAACACGTACGGAGCAAGAACTGATTGCCGGTGGTCACAGCCTCGCATCAAAGTGCAAAAGGGTTTAAGGAGCTAGACAGATTTAGGGCCACACTAAAGAAGATTGATGTGGACCACACCAAAATCGATTGATTCCCCTAAAAAGTAAAGTAAAGAAGATCGATGCCATACTCGAAAGAAAAGCAAAGGGAGGATACATATTTTTTCTTGAAATATACAGAAAACTGCATGTAATCAACTTAAAAAAAACTGCATGTGATCAATTAAACAAGAACAAAACAACAGGGTAATGTCTCGTTTCTAATAAAAATGGGGCTGGGGAAAACCCCTTTCTTCAGTTAAGACATAGGCACCACTAATGAGGGCCAACAGCCTACACCCTTTGGCATACACCCCAAAACAGAAGTTACACAAAGCTACAAAACGTATACAAGGGCAGCCAGAGAAACGTCAGTGGAGGCACCTAAACCAGAAACTAATCTCGTCCTTAATCTTGTTGATGAAAGCATCAACCGCAGTGAAAATCATTTCTTTGGAAAAAGCAAACAATTTTATGTTTACCCTCCATCGTGGCAACTGATGATGGGTTCTTGAGCTCGGGAGTGAAATCACACGGATCTACCATTCGTTAGCTGGATTTGGCAACGTCATCAGTCGTGTCCCTAAAGACATGTAAGTTCACATGCACGGTTGCCCTCCATGGACGCAAAGCATATATATTGGCACTCAAACCTTGTGATTTACACGACCATCACATGCATATTTATATATGGGTTCAGCACAGCAAGACTGCATATGTTCCATGTGTCGCTGTTTTTTATCCACCTTCCTGAAATGAGGGATCTGAGAAATTTTGAAGATGCTGCAAGGGAAAATCAGATGGAAACACTAAGGTAACATGACACAATTTCTTATATCCATTTTGTTTTCATGTACACTCTGGTCTATGTAGAGTTGATGATGTGCATCATTTCTACTTATTGCACATGAGTTATGTGATGTACTTGTGTGTTAATTGTGACTTCTTAGCCGAGCACAAACATATTAGGGCCCTCGACATTAAATATAGACAGTCCACCCGTGTTTCGCGAGAATAAATATTGTTCACAACGGGTCACTAAGTTACAGAAGTGTCTTACATATATAAACTCAAACCTTGTGTAATCACCCGATTTCAGTATATTTTCAATAGGTGTAGTTGGTTattattttttgaatttatgGTTCCATGAGACCTAATTCATCTATTTGTTCTATACTTTTAGCACCCTTTATACTTGTAAGGTAATATCGAATTTTATTGTCAAATTGCCCCAGCCAACTCGAAAATTGTACGTCTTCTTCAGGATGCGTGTAATAATGCACTCCCTtggtcccaaaataagtgtcactGATTTAGTACAAAATTAATACAACTTTGTAGTagtacatacggagcaaaatgagtgaatctactcTCTAAAATATGTCTTGCTATATgcatccgtatgtagtccatatagaaatctctaaaaaaaagacttatatttaaaaacGGAGAGAGTACTAATTAAGCGACACTTATGGGGGGTGGAGGGAGTATTATATTACTGTAATGATGTTAATAGAAGCCTCCATTTCCCTGCTAAAAAAGAAGAAGCTTCCATTATCTTCGGTATAAGACGCTAGAAATGTCCATGTTAATCAAAGGAGAACGAGGACGAGAACGACAACGTATTTGGTGGGTGGGTGGGGGTACGTAGCAACTACACGATATTTGCGCGGCAAGTGACGATAGCGACTAATTATTCTTCCCTCTGCGTTTGCATGTGACGTGGTCAATTCTCCACAGCCTGGCGTCTGTGGGATATCTTTGGAATGAATGGGAAATCCACTGCCTGATACTCGCGAGCTTGGCCTTGCAAGTCCTCCTCTTCTTCACAGCAGGCTTGCGGAAGCGCAGCATGTCGGGGGTCCTCAGCACCGTCCTTTGGCTAGCCTACCTGTCGTCCGACTACGTGGCCATCTTCGTCCTCGGCCATCTCGCCGTCCACGCGAGCGGGTTGCAGCATGAGCTCCTCCTCTTCTGGGCGCCGTTCCTGCTCGTCCACCTGGGTGGGCAGGACACCATCACCGCCCTCTCCGTGCAGGACAACGAGCTGTGgacgcgccacctcctgggcttcGTCTCCCAGGTGGCAGTGGCCGGCTACGTCGTTTCCAAGTCATCTTGGCCGGACAAGCAGCTGCTGGCTGCCACCGTGCTCGTCTTCCTCAATGGAAGCTTCAAGTACGCTGGCCGCACCTACTGCCTTTACTCAGCCAGGCCAGCAAATCTCAGGGTTGATAACCTGCGTATTTTGTCAAATACGCTACTAAAGCTGAAGTTAGCAGCCGAACAACTAGAAGGTCCATCGAACCCTGATAGCTATAGGGGAACGTCAAGAAATGATGCCCTAGAGTTGTTGGGTGCCAAATTTGATTTGATGCTTGGTAAGAGGAACGAGATGAGTTCATTTCTGACCGACGAAGATGCCACGGAAATCATGTCAGCGGATGCTCCCCTCAATGAGACAGAGAGTGTTTTAGTTGCGGATGATCTCCCAACCTTGCTAGGGAAGTTTGAGTCAACTCCGGGCCCCCGCGGGCCCTATGAGTATGTGGGCGGGAAGCTGACAAAATGTTATGAGAGGTTCTACACAAAAAGACCACTTTTAGATTTCTGCGAGGCAGGTGTCCTTATTATTTTTATGGACCATAGAGGCTTTATTTTTCCAAATTGGTATTATTGGATGAGCATTCTCTGGCTGATAGCTACCCTGTTCCAGTATCTTTCCACCCCGATTGCCTTGGTGCTATTCATCCTGTCTGAGAAGGGGCATCAAGTCCATAGTAGAACCGATGTCATTGTGTCCTACATACTGCTCGTAGGAGCCATAATCCTAGACGTGTCCTCTGCCTCCATATCCATTCTTTCCTCTGCGAGGTCCAATTTTTATCGAGGTAGGAATAGGATTAACAATGCCATCCTGCCTGTAGCCAACTACATTCAGCCAGCATGGAGCAGAAAACAGTGGGCCGAAAAGCTAGCGCAATACAGCATGGTAAAGCGGTATACCTTGGAAGATACTGTGTGGCAACGGATCCACAAGTGTTTGGCAGCTTGGGGTGTGGAACTATGGGATCCAAGTCTGACACACACACAGGTCACTGAAGATCTCAAGGGGTTTGTCCTTAACAATTTGATACTATTTGGAATCAGCAGACAATACAATTTTGCCAATTTCCGTGGCCAGTTAGCGCTTCAAAAGTGGAGGCACAACGGTCCAGGCACAGCAGGTCTGTATTATAGCATCAATGGTGTGAAGGATTTCCCCACGAGTGTCCTCATCTGGCACGTTGCAACAGACATTTGCTACTACTCTGGAAACAGCAGCACCACCAGCATCGATTCGGACAAATCCAAGAAGAAGCAAATGAGCAGAGAGCTGTCAAATTATATATTGTACCTTGTATTCAAGTGTGGCGTGATGCTTACTAGCAACTCCCAGCTTGTTTATACCAAAGTTCATGATGAAATGGAGAAAATTCTTgcagatcagcagccacagatgGTTAATCTGGGGGAAAAGGAAGCTGCCATGAAGGTGTTTGAAGGCACAAAAGATGAACATCCAACCTCAACGGTGAATGAGAAGCAGAAACAGTCAGTCGACGCAGATAATGCTAGCTCCAGTCATCTAAAGAAACTCCTGAACAGCACTGCAGAAGCTATTTATTCTCCAGTCCTGCCTCATGCATCTAAGGTGGCCCAGGAGCTCATGGGTATTGATGAAGAAGCTAACCGCTGGGATCTCATCGCCGCAGTGTGGTCGGAGATGCTTTACTACACCGCGCCTCGCTGCGGAGGTGCTTTCCATTACCAGCATCTCAACACAGGTGGGGAGTTCATCACACATGTCCTCCTCCTCATGCGTTCTCTAGGCCCTTTTCTACCAGGACATGACAGTTCAACTCCTTGAGCCATCCCATTGTCTACAATTGGTGTGTCAGGTTATCGAATGATTGTTGATCTGGTCATCACTAGGTATCAATAACTGCTGCAAGAAAAAAGAAGTTTGTACTAATAAGTTCCGAAATTCCATTTGCTCTAGTAGAATGGAAATGACAAGGAACAATTGTCTGATGTGATTGTGTGATGTCAAAGTTATGATTATTTGTCTACTATGCACTACTGGAAATTTCGTATACGCCGGGTGTCAGGGTCTTTGCCGAGAGCCAAAACACGGGCACTCGGCAAAGTAAGAGACACCAGCGTGACACTCGGCAAAAGGAGAATCCCGGCAAACACATGATACTGTCGAGAGTAGCCCTAGGCAAAAAGGCAACACTCGGCAAAGGCACTATTTGCCGAGAGCCAAGCAGTGCTGCACGGCAACGTACTGCCACGTGGCACATCCGGCGCCAGTTAACGGCACGGCCACGGTTTGACTTCTTTACCGAGAGCAGCTCCTGGAAACGTAACGGTTGCCTATTTGGTTCCACCTTGCCTACCTCTTTACATTGTCCAATAGTCCAACAATTTAATTAAACTTCAGTGTTCATAATTAAGAATATCTATTAATTTTATGATCCAACCATACCTGTACCGAGAGTGCCTCTCGGTAACGCCACATTTGCTGAGAGTAGCTCTCAGTAAAGATAAGGTTACCATCaaactttagtcccacctcgcctaGAGACAAGCAACATAACCTGTTTATATAGTGGGATAGTCCAAATGCAGTAAGCTGCGGTATTCATAACACTCTTGTTAAGGAGATGGACCATCACTTTGAATGTTCACCTGTTTCGGACAGAAAAGATTCAAAGTGATAGGCCATCTTCTTAATGGTGGATGCCGGTgtttttttattaaatcaactattattattttttagaAATTTATTGCAGGTTTGTGCAGGAAGTGTGGGTCTTGTTGCTCCGTTGGCCTCAAAATTTATTGCAGATCTACAAGGTGGCACATGAAATGCAGACCATAAGCGGCATGGCAAATCTTTGTGATGTCTTTGCGCCATGCCTAGGCCACGTGCTGACGAGGGAGGAGCATGCCCTTCCACCGGGTTACCGGAAGTACCTCGCAAAAAAAATTGTACTAAGCtcaagacacttattttggaacggagggagtatttttttAGCAGAAAGGAAGCCAACAAACATCATCAGCCCAGAAAAATTGTTGCGGTGTGGTAGGCAGGCACATTGCGGGTGTTACAAGAGCAGCTTATTGCATTTCACCCGTACTACTTGGCGACAGAAAAATTATTATTTGTTTGTTGTACGTTTGTTTCTCGCCCGGTCTCTCAAAGGCCTAATTAAACTCACAACCAACCAGGTTCAGCAAATCAAAAAAAGCTGAATGCATGCTGGGGTTGATGTACCAGAAGTTGTTGCCAAAGAAATGGCTGAGAAAACCGGGATTTGTCAAAAAAAAAAACTGTACAAGTGGATTGTTCAGTTTCGAGATCGGTTGAGAACCGGAAGTATCAGCCGACATGCCATTAAAAAATACAAGTGAGAAACGAAGGGTAAAACTGATTCGAAGTTATAAAGCATGAATTCTTTCACAACATTTAATCTCTTCAAACAAGGACCGCAATAACTGGCGAACGTTCGCTGGGACGGATGACATTTGCGAACGTTTTTGCTGGCAGCTTCTGTAGATTTGCATGGCATTTCTTCAGAACAACATGACATTTTCTCCAGTGAAGACAATTTTATTCTAAAAACTGCCACCATCTGATCTCGCCTCACAGCTAAAACTGTCAGCTCGTTTGCCACCCTCTCCCAGGGAACGTATAACATTTCCATCGAACAAAGATACTGCAGAAAGGAGGATTTTCAGCTCACATAAACcagagcaagcaacaaacaagcTAGATCAAAACCGGAACTCAGATCAATCAACGTATTGTGCCCATCAACAAGTGCAAAATTGTTTCCAAAAAGAGGGTCCAGAATTGACATTGAGAGGAAACTTTATGTGCTAGGAGATAAGAAATGTAAGCATGCTCCAACCCCAACATGGAGATGAGAAACTCGAACCTGCGCTGGAGCGATCCCTTCGACTTCCTCAGCGAAATCCCTTCGACACAACAACACTCATCTTCGGCATCAGTCAACCTGAGTCTTCTTCAGGTATTCCATTTTGGAAGCAATATTTTTCTCACCAAGGAATGTGAGAATCTGCGCAAACAAACACCCTCCCAAGATGCATTTTAATGCAATCCAGAATGGCCTATTCTCACTCACTTCATTCCAAGTGTTCATTACAATTTACAAACTCATGGTTTCTTCTCTACTAAATGATAATTGATCATTAACATATCAGCTGCATTCATGAATCAAACTAAGTTTCATCAAGCACTAGCAAGGAGCATACATGAGAAAAATGTAGCAAAAGGAAGGAAAATCCATGGACCGGCCCCATTGTCTCCACATCGTACGTACTACGAGATCACCCCGCATCTAACAGAGTGGACAACTAACATCCAGTTAGGCCAAGAACCCCGAAATAAGAATTACCATTCAAAGGAAACTTTGTGATGACATGGACATGTCAGTGCCCATGATTCTAATTACTCGTTTCATCAAGAGTTAGTAACGACCGTACCAGCATCTAACAGATCGGATAATCAACATCCAGTTCGATAAAATACACCGAAATGAGAATTACCAGCTTCTTAGAGAATGAAAACTTTGTCGCACCATACACAGTTTACTCGATTTTCATAGCACACTCTTGGTTCATGTAAATCTGAAATTAGTTGACACTTCAAATTTTGGCAGCCCTCAAAATTTTGCTCCATCAGTAGACATTGTCGCCACTTGAGCATGCAGGTTGTCCAGCAGGAAATTAAGGTGATTCATATATACTTAATTTGTGGGCAGATTCAATAGAGAAGATGCCATTTGGGGGTCAAGGAAAATCTTCAATATTGAATCTGCACAATCAGTTGGGCTTCCTCCACTCAATTAGGCCACTCGCAGAACTCGGGGAATGTTTTATTACCTTATTTGCACAATGCAAAATTGTAGCGGTTAGTTTTGACTGTCACTAAAGCGCAGTAAAACCAAAAAAATATGTAGCTCTGTGACATAAGGATCTATGACAACAATTATAATCACCTACAGCAGATGTCCCTAGATGGTATCTGGCTGTCACAAACATGCACAAAAGGGCAATTATTTATATTCTCGCCTATATAAATGCAGTCTGTAATAATCTTCAGCTATGGGATCCCTACTGTGATGCGCATTCTGTTTTGAAACTAGGGTTTCCTCTGGTTTTTAGGGGCAGGCAGCCCAACCTTGATCCCTACTGTAATACAAAACCAGAGTTTGCAACCAATGGCAGAAGAATGCATTATGGCACTTGAGCAGGGACATATGGATAGTTTCACGGGACATTATGGCACTTGAGCAGGGACATATGGATAGTTTCCATCAGGTCTCTCTTGTAAGAAATGAGATAGTAACAAACATTGTAGGTGCTTCACGGTACTTAAACTGCCAATGGATGGCTGACTGAATGTACATCtgaaacaaaaataaataaactGATACAAAGAGAAATGGCACTATCGTACACACATATTTCCCAAAATATGAGAGCAATGTGGTCTCTACATTCTATTTTATTTGGAGACAAATCGATCAGCATAGAAGGCAAGCTGCTTATAAATCTAAGAGTGGCTAACGGAAGCTATAAAAGAAAGACCGTCCCTATTCTGCACCTTCCCTTGACAAATGTGATACCACAGCTACACATATGGTTAGACCAAATGGTATTTTTATGTTAGATTTGCCTAATTAAAAAACAGATAGCACAATCTTGTTAATGCATTTTCAAAGATCAATACCCTGTTCTTGGTTCATGCAAATATGAATCTCGCGGGCAATTCTCCTCTGCAAGCGGTCGCGTAGTCTTCAGCAAGGTGTGGTGCAGCTTTCTTGTGAGGACATATGCACTTCTCCAGGAATTCCATCTCGGTCCATTTAAAAACTGTACAGTAGCTTGAGTCGCGCTTGAGCAATCCATTTTCCTTGAGGAACTTCATAACATAGTACCGGGGTCTGAGCCGGCCCTCCAGGCTGTAGGTGAGCAATGACGGCTGACGAGCAATGTAGGACGGTTTCAACCCCACCTCAGAGATGAGGAACACGGACCGGCGCTGCAGCATGTCCTTTGACCTCCTCAGCACAAACGGACCCTTGGACACAGCAATGCGCACCTCGGCATCCGACCATCCAAACGTCTTGTTCAAGTATTCCATTTTGGCGGCGATCTTCTCCTCGCTGACGAACGCAACATCCCGCATAGCTTCCCCGAACATTCCAGAGCCGCGAGGCACACCTAAAGCTTCAGCGCTGGCCACCATCGCCCGGATTCACTCCACGTTGGCGGTGAGCATCCTTGGCATAGAGACGGCTAGCTTGCCAATATCGCAAGCACCTCGCGTGCACTCCTGCAGTAACCCGACATTCCGCTTGACCACCACTGCCGTCGAGGTTACACGAGAGGAGTTGTTGGTTACCTTTGAACGCCCGGAGGAATCCCTCGAAGGAGCCCAAGAGGCGGATGTAGTAGTGCACCTTGGAGACGACGGATTTGCTGCGGAAGTGGTTGCTGGCAGCGAGCGGGACGAGTCGCGCGATCTCAGACGACGAGAGTCCGAGGCCGGTGAGCCCGCCGACGATCGGGGACAGGGTTCTCTCCACGCCGGCGCAGAGGAACTTGGGGTCCCTGGCCACTAGGGCCGCGACGTCGGAGATGGGGATGCCGAGGTCGGCGAGGAAGGCGAGGACGGCGTCGGGCTTGGATGGGGACCTCAGGTGGGAGAGCTTGGCGGAGGCCTTGAGGGCCTGGGCTCGGGTGAGACCGCAGGTGTCGACCAGGTACGCCTCGACGGCGAATCCGGTGTGTGGGGAAACGGCGGGcgcggcggtggtggcggagaGGAGACGGCGGAAGGTGGAGCCGTGAGAGGTGGTGGAAGAGGAGAACAGGTGCGCGAGGACGCAGCTCCGGAGGCGGAGCATGGCGGAGGGGACGGtgtggcggcgccggcggcgaggGGATTGGGGAACGAGCGCCGGCGGGGGAGGGGATTGGAGAATGGAACGAGTGCCGGCGGCGGGTCAAGTGGGCTTTAGCCCAATATGTGAGTGAAGCCCAGCTTTCGGCGCCACGCCCGTCCATTCTCACTAAAAAATATAGCTTTCTCTCTCtctaaaaaaaactaaaaaatatAGTAGCTTCTGTTAACGACATTTATTTTCTATCTAAATTTGATTTCTTTTTTTTTTGTGGGTGATTCTAAATTTGATTTCAACTTGAATTTCTTACATGACAAATCTACTACAGTGCGTTTGTAAAACAAAATTCTCATGGTGAACCGAACAATTATCCGGTTATAGAAGCATGAGAGCAGATAATTTAAAGCCAATTCAGACCATTGAAAGAGATCTCTCCTTACAAGTATGAGCCACATACTTACACACAACCGGCATATTTTAGCGTAAGTACTAACTTTAACTTCTATCTTGTGGATGGCCGTCAAGTGTAAGCTCAGTTTGTACTTATGTACTATACTCCCGCAGTCCTTTTCCCATTCAAATTATGGAGCACGTGCTAATTGATATATCACTGACCTCACTTTACTCACTCGGTCTTTGTATTCATGTATAATAAACTATACGACTTGGTTGGATCAGTACTAttatttattttcatttttaTATCTTAGCTAAAAATATCACTCGAGCGGCAAAGTCTGCAACCTTCAGTACTGACAGTTTTTGGGCGAAGTCTAGCAAAAATCCTATATTGTCCATGTTGATTAGTTTTTTTTCCTTCCCTTATGCATGTTGAAAATATCACTCGAGCTGCAAAGTCTGCAACCTCCACTATATTGTCCatgttgattttttttctttaCCTTATGCATGTTGAAAATATCACTCAAGCGGCAAAGTCTGCAACCTTCGGTATTGACAGTTTTTCGGCGAAGTCTAGCAAAAATCCTATATTGTCCATGTTGATTAGTTTTTTTCCCTTCCCTTATGCATGTTGCTTGAAAGCTTCATTATTTTTTTTTGCAAGGAGCTTGAAAGCTTCATCACGTGTCTTTTTTAAACACACATACATACACGTCTTCTGTCCTATCTTTGTAAAACGCTGCATCCTTTTCATATGTCTGAGCCGTACAACTCTAGGTAATCAGAAGTGTCTCGATCACGTACAACACATCTTCTGTCCTTAGTACACGGTCAACCAAAGGCAACTTTTTAATATAGACCTTTTAGTAGAATCACACGTGAGTTAAACCAAAGACGTGTTGGTTCCAAAAAAAAACAGACGTGTTGTACGTCACATGTCAAACTATTTGTTCATGGTAATATTTGTACGTAGCGCTGCATCTTTCAAATCTGAGCCATTAATCTTTAAAATTTACGGTCAAGATAATTTAATCTGTGTGGACTAACGTGATGGCTTGTTTGACTTCTATCTTAAGTATATAATAGATAGATTTTCTTTTTTAAATGTATCAACGAACAATTTTTTGTTGGTCATGAATACAAATTCATGACGTGTGCACTATGACTTATTCTCAGTTACTGCCACTCCAAGAGGATGACACTAGTCCCAACAACACAATTGGCAACTAGAATATAGTTTCGACGGTTGGACTACTGTTCAAGAGTCGTAAAAACTCAACGATATGTTTTGGCGACTATAATGAAGGTAGTACTTATGGAAAGCTTAGGCATGGAGTGTTTACTTTTAGTCCAAATCCTTCTTTTGCCTATCTAATTGGAAATGTTTCTGGCGATTTGAGATAGAAGTTCATTTCCTTTCTTAGTTTGTGGGAATATAAGAGGCATAGGCTAAATTATGATAGCAGAAATTGTGAAGGATGAAGATGTTCTGTGTAAAACAGTCCCCTCATAACTATGGTCCTTCCATCTTATTAAAATGTTACGGTTTGGACTTCCAAATTTCATGCCTATCGCTCTTAGATTATCTTTTCTTGCAAATGAGTGAGTTTGTATCTCAGAACGTTCCATTCTCTTTAATTACACCTCCAACCAAGCATGCTATAGAAGAAAGTACCAAGTCTTCATAACTTGTTTTAGAAGTTGCTACTTGGCATGCATTAATGGAACACAAGCATAACTGCAGCTCTATAAATTGCTACACCCCTTCCAGTTTAGAGGGCTATCTCAAAAAATAGAAATTTCCTATTTGTAAGGTTCATTATCTTAGGAATACGCAGCTATAGCTAGAATCAACCAATGCATGAAAGATTGAGAGGGTCATGTATGTTGCATTAATATGTTGTATAGAAATTAAGTAGGTCCTGCTTGATTGATGTGTTTTGCAAGATGAGTCTAAAACACGGGAATTCCGGAATGCTAGCAGAGAGCAACAATTGAAGTTATTTTTCTTCTGAGTGATGCATCATGCATGTCAAGCATGGAAGCAAACTGAACCTAGTGAGCATATCTagctcattgatatcatgctacGTATGGCCTTTTGACCTCTCAATGCATGTTGGGCAAGCTAGCTAGGATTGAGAGGCAACCGAAAGAGAAGGCACACTATTGTTATGGAAATAACCTCATTGGTTTGCTAGTAAATTAGTAGGACGATAAAAAAATGGTTTTGTCAACAAGCCCAATGCCATATTTAGTTTGTCCACTTTCATCTTCATTATTTGCAAGGACAACCGCTTCCCACACTAACGTTGCCAACCTCATCTAGGTGATCAACAACTAAAGGATTTTAGTGTCTTCAAAGAAAATGAAAGCA containing:
- the LOC125515979 gene encoding uncharacterized protein LOC125515979 isoform X1, yielding MLRLRSCVLAHLFSSSTTSHGSTFRRLLSATTAAPAVSPHTGFAVEAYLVDTCGLTRAQALKASAKLSHLRSPSKPDAVLAFLADLGIPISDVAALVARDPKFLCAGVERTLSPIVGGLTGLGLSSSEIARLVPLAASNHFRSKSVVSKVHYYIRLLGSFEGFLRAFKGNQQLLSCNLDGSGGQAECRVTAGVHARCLRYWQASRLYAKDAHRQRGVNPGDGGQR
- the LOC125515979 gene encoding uncharacterized protein LOC125515979 isoform X2, which codes for MLRLRSCVLAHLFSSSTTSHGSTFRRLLSATTAAPAVSPHTGFAVEAYLVDTCGLTRAQALKASAKLSHLRSPSKPDAVLAFLADLGIPISDVAALVARDPKFLCAGVERTLSPIVGGLTGLGLSSSEIARLVPLAASNHFRSKSVVSKVHYYIRLLGSFEGFLRAFKGVHARCLRYWQASRLYAKDAHRQRGVNPGDGGQR